A portion of the Deinococcus cellulosilyticus NBRC 106333 = KACC 11606 genome contains these proteins:
- a CDS encoding type IV secretory system conjugative DNA transfer family protein: MIVRYPLFMLKMLLIYASVALIFYNLLFVGNTAVYFGAAAFALAVLLFFNGKDAFYKPPYNAHWATEQEIKELFVENRKGNEILLGFAYNKMIALRPGVAGRKEVGHLLVVGPSRSGKGLNIFANLLNWKGSMIVVDIKGEFYQTTAGYRKEVMGQDVYVLNPSTGTYTNQYDPFMDRETDEQLLASCTALLNPQADGSNSAFAMRATFALFAIVKTAKLLNKPVLPFVRDSLNLGIKECMTTIYSATKNKSVRGFVRLFLGEAPHKYNWESYGSDKFLNNAWMNLITKMVYLFGNGILTMTGGQDFRAADLVEKKSSLYLVFRESDLKYTVNSFSVVILSIVESIIRNYDLHPEKKFEPILLVFDEAGRITVPELPQLTATVAGRGMITAIYIQSMSQLETLYGAAGMETVQSNTHTKIFFTPKDEGTAKYMSAVSGKFMVEDSRQSEGNDSSSDSLGLTAKELITVESARTLPGGRVIVQSNEFPLIAGYRMEPFVLPEWEKAKKYPPPAVGTQSQATDEDEDEGLEGLPLAPTMGTEAPPVSPVVHKDTEGLQDEISSFMKRAAGGVLSAPDFDDE; the protein is encoded by the coding sequence ATGATAGTCCGTTACCCCCTGTTCATGCTGAAAATGCTTTTGATCTATGCCAGTGTGGCTTTGATCTTCTACAACCTGCTGTTCGTGGGGAACACGGCGGTGTATTTTGGTGCAGCTGCGTTCGCCCTGGCTGTGCTGTTGTTCTTCAACGGCAAAGATGCGTTCTACAAGCCGCCTTACAACGCCCACTGGGCCACAGAGCAGGAGATCAAAGAACTGTTTGTGGAAAACCGCAAAGGAAATGAGATCTTGCTGGGCTTCGCTTACAACAAGATGATTGCCCTCCGACCTGGTGTGGCAGGCCGCAAGGAGGTGGGTCACCTGCTGGTGGTGGGTCCATCCAGAAGCGGCAAAGGCCTCAACATCTTTGCCAATTTGCTCAACTGGAAAGGCTCCATGATTGTGGTGGACATCAAGGGCGAGTTTTACCAGACCACTGCAGGTTACCGCAAAGAGGTGATGGGTCAGGATGTTTACGTGCTCAATCCCAGCACTGGAACGTACACCAACCAGTACGACCCCTTCATGGACCGGGAGACGGATGAGCAGCTGCTGGCTTCCTGCACGGCCCTGCTGAACCCGCAGGCTGATGGGTCGAACAGTGCGTTTGCCATGCGTGCAACCTTCGCCCTGTTTGCGATTGTGAAAACTGCAAAGCTGCTGAACAAGCCCGTGCTGCCTTTTGTGCGGGACAGCCTGAACCTGGGCATCAAAGAGTGCATGACCACCATCTACTCTGCCACCAAAAACAAGTCGGTGAGGGGTTTCGTGCGGCTGTTCCTGGGGGAAGCCCCCCACAAGTACAACTGGGAAAGTTACGGCTCAGACAAATTCCTCAACAACGCCTGGATGAACCTGATCACCAAAATGGTGTACCTGTTCGGCAATGGCATCCTCACCATGACGGGTGGGCAGGACTTCCGGGCCGCTGACCTGGTGGAGAAGAAAAGCAGCCTCTACCTGGTGTTCCGTGAATCTGACCTGAAGTACACGGTGAACAGCTTCAGTGTGGTGATTTTGTCGATTGTGGAATCCATCATCCGAAATTACGACCTGCACCCTGAGAAGAAGTTTGAGCCGATTCTGTTGGTGTTCGATGAAGCTGGACGAATCACCGTGCCGGAGTTGCCCCAGCTCACCGCCACGGTTGCCGGACGTGGCATGATCACCGCCATTTACATTCAGTCGATGTCCCAGCTGGAGACCCTGTATGGTGCTGCAGGCATGGAAACCGTGCAATCCAACACCCACACAAAGATTTTCTTCACGCCCAAGGACGAAGGGACCGCCAAGTACATGTCTGCAGTGAGCGGCAAGTTCATGGTGGAAGATTCCCGGCAGTCGGAAGGCAACGACAGTTCTTCTGACTCTCTGGGGTTGACCGCCAAGGAACTCATCACTGTGGAAAGCGCCAGAACCCTGCCCGGTGGACGGGTGATCGTGCAGTCCAACGAGTTTCCGCTCATTGCGGGTTACCGGATGGAACCGTTTGTGTTGCCGGAGTGGGAGAAAGCCAAGAAATACCCACCGCCTGCAGTGGGCACCCAGTCCCAGGCCACCGATGAAGACGAAGATGAAGGGCTTGAAGGCCTGCCTTTGGCCCCAACCATGGGAACAGAAGCCCCTCCGGTCAGTCCAGTGGTGCACAAGGACACCGAGGGTTTGCAAGACGAGATCTCCAGTTTCATGAAGCGAGCTGCAGGAGGTGTTCTCAGTGCGCCGGATTTTGATGATGAGTGA